Part of the Candidatus Eisenbacteria bacterium genome, GCTTCAGCTCCTCCGGCGGCGTGCCGATCGTGAACGAGAGGAGCCCCATGCCCTTCTCACCCATCAGCCGATGGCTGTCCGGGCTCGACGTCGCGCCCCACAGCGGCGGGTGCGGCTGCTGGAGCGGCTTCGGCAGCACGCGGCGCGGTGGAATCTTGTACTGCTTGCCGTTCCACTCGAGGATCTCGTTCGTCCAGGCCGCGACCACGACGTCGACCGCCTCCTCCCACAGCTCGCGCGTCGCGTGGGGATCGATGCCGAAGCCTTCGAGCTCGGCGCGCGTCGACGAGCGGCCGGTGCCGAACTCGACCCGGCCGTCCGAGAGGAGGTCGAGCACCGCGGCCGATTCGGCCGAGCGCACGGGGTGGTTGTACGGAAACGGCATCAATCGCACGCCGTAGCCGATCCGCATGCGCGACGTCTTCGCGGCGATCGTCCCGTAGAGCACCTCGGGGTTCGAGCAGTGCGAGAACTCCTCCAGGAAGTGGTGCTCGACCGTCCAGAAGCTGTGGAACCCGGCCTGCTCGCAGAGCACCGCCTGCTCGACGACGTTCCTGTACGCATCGTGCTCGCTGTGACGCGTCCACGGCCGGGCGACCGGGATCTCGTTGAAGAGCGCGAACTGCATCGGCATGCGGTCCCCTACCTTCCCTCTCGTTAACCTGTCAACGACCGTTCGTGCGGCTGGTGTCGAGCTTGCGGAGCAGCCGCGCGAGCATGCGCTTCTCCGTCGCCGTGAGACGACCCGTCAGGCGGTGCTCGCGGCGGTGCACGTCGCGCTGCACGCGGCGCACGAGCCGTCGTCCCACGGGCGTGATCTCGACCCGG contains:
- a CDS encoding LLM class flavin-dependent oxidoreductase; the protein is MPMQFALFNEIPVARPWTRHSEHDAYRNVVEQAVLCEQAGFHSFWTVEHHFLEEFSHCSNPEVLYGTIAAKTSRMRIGYGVRLMPFPYNHPVRSAESAAVLDLLSDGRVEFGTGRSSTRAELEGFGIDPHATRELWEEAVDVVVAAWTNEILEWNGKQYKIPPRRVLPKPLQQPHPPLWGATSSPDSHRLMGEKGMGLLSFTIGTPPEELKHRIDLYRDGLTRAKPVGKFVNGKAATFTMVNVAPTREEARASSAESFEWYARRGTEAVASVSKWMREMGKQSGTYAYGDALADLDTSFLNFDFLESSGACIVGDPATCLETAKRYEAAGCDLLLCLMNPYKVAHPKV